The Clostridiales bacterium FE2011 sequence CGGGGCCCTTTGCAACATGGCCGGCAACTGGCTTGGCTCCGGCCTGGCGCTGAACAAGGGCACCAGAATCGTCCGCCCGGTTATCCTGGGTGTTCTGCTGCTCCTGTTCCTGAAGATCATCATCGGTTTCTGATCCGGAGGCCGCTATATGGAAAAGCAATCCGAAGGCATCACTTACCGGAAGGCCAATGACCGGATGGAAATCGTCCGGTACCGGAACTGGACTAAATCCTATGCGCCCCATACCCACACTTCCCATCTGACTCTTGGATACGTGGAGGAAGGAAAAATCCGGCTTATTGTCAATGACCAAAGCCGGATTTGCGAAAAAGGAGACAGCTTTCGGATTCCGCCGGACACCCTCCATGAGATCAATGCCGTGGACGGCAAGCCTTATTCCATGATGGTACTCTGTATCCTCACAGAGCCGGAGAAAACAGATATGGATCTGCAGGAAATCCGCACCGCCCTCCTGGAGCAGCCGGAAAATCTGTATCTGATTCAGGAGATGGCTAAGGACGCCCACATCAGCCCATACTATATGATTCGCCGCTTCCGGAAGGCTTTCGGCCTGACCCCGCATCAGTTTCAGATCCAGTGCCGGGTAAGGAAAGCCCAGAAGCTGCTGGAAGAAGAAAAAAGCATCTCCCGGGTGACTTATGACACAGGTTTTTCCGATCAAAGCCACCTTGACAGATGCTTTCACAAGCTGGTGGGACTGACTCCCGCCCAGTACCGGGACGCGGCCCGGGAAGAATCTCAGCAGAGTGCCGGGAAGAATTTGGCAAACAAATAAAGTCCCTGTGAGCCTGCCTGTACCTCATGGTGCACTTTTGCTGGCAGGATAGCAATCACACCCGGTGCATAGCGCTGGCTGTATCCGTCATTGACGCAGATGCCTTCTCCGGCAATCACTTCATGGGTTTCCAGCTGCGTTTCGTGGATATGATCGCCGATTTGCTTATACGGTGCGATCCGGACCAGGTGATAGCTGAATGTCCCGTCCGTATCTTTGGCAGTAATAATGTGTTTGAGTTCCACACCCTCGAACACGGGATGCGCGGACCAGGGAATCCGGTCAAAAGGAATGATCCGGTCCTCCTGGCACAGATGTCCGGCATTGAAGGCTTCAAAAGTTTCATGGTTCATAGGGTTACCTCCTTCCTGTTTTACAGGAAGAGAATACCCAAATCCAGGAGTCGGATCTTGTATAAAATTGCTCAAACCAGATCAACTGGCAGTATATATAATTATGAATTATGAATTGTGAATTGTGAATTGATATCCGTTTCCGCTTTTAATTATCTTCTAATGCAGAAGATGGAAAACAATGCTATTATCACTTCTATCATTTCACATCATCGGGAGGAAACTGCAAAATGGAAACGCAGGTCAGCAGGAAAACCGGTATCCGGTTCCTGGAATATGCATTGATCGCCTTTGCCGGTCTCGGCCTTGAAGTGCTGCTTTGGATTGTACTGGAACCCATGCTCTACGGCTGTCCGTCAAATGAATGGTCAACCTTCCAGAATATTTCCCACTGGATTCTCACCTGTATCTGCTGGGGAGCAGTCTTTTTCTTCCTTGCAAAACAGGCGAAGAAAGAATGCGGATTTGATCTGTTTGCCCCGCAGGAAAAAGTAAAGCCCTGGCGGTGGGCTGTGATTGCAGTCCTGTTTGTCCTGATGCTTGTTTACTCCTGGTATGACTGGAACGGGTCCAAAGTAGTTAAAGAATTCCGCTATAACGGCTGGCTGAAGTTTATCTTCCAGTATATCTATTATGTGTTTGAAAC is a genomic window containing:
- a CDS encoding helix-turn-helix domain-containing protein, whose amino-acid sequence is MEKQSEGITYRKANDRMEIVRYRNWTKSYAPHTHTSHLTLGYVEEGKIRLIVNDQSRICEKGDSFRIPPDTLHEINAVDGKPYSMMVLCILTEPEKTDMDLQEIRTALLEQPENLYLIQEMAKDAHISPYYMIRRFRKAFGLTPHQFQIQCRVRKAQKLLEEEKSISRVTYDTGFSDQSHLDRCFHKLVGLTPAQYRDAAREESQQSAGKNLANK
- a CDS encoding cupin domain-containing protein, whose amino-acid sequence is MNHETFEAFNAGHLCQEDRIIPFDRIPWSAHPVFEGVELKHIITAKDTDGTFSYHLVRIAPYKQIGDHIHETQLETHEVIAGEGICVNDGYSQRYAPGVIAILPAKVHHEVQAGSQGLYLFAKFFPALC